The Oscillatoria salina IIICB1 genome contains the following window.
CGTGTAGCAAGAGAATGTCTGCTGACTGCATCTCCATTGCTTGAGAGATTTCCGCTTCGGTAAAGCTAATTAATTTTTTGCGCGATCGGGAACTAATTTTTGCAATTGATGGTCTACACTGAGTAAATAAATCTTCCTGGTAAATACCAGAAACACCAACAATTTTTAATCCTGCTAGTTCCACCGAACCAACTCGACCCAAATAATAACAATTATCCGCAATTTTACCACCTTCAGGAGTTAAATCCAAAAAACCATAAGGTTCGTGATTGCCTCCAATAAAATATACTTGCCAAGGAAACACAGTTTTGCCAGAATAAAAATCAGGAAAATCACCTAATTTGCGATAGCGAGAAGGTGCAGCCATCGTTGCTAAATCAGCCTCATTTCGGTGGGGTTCAAAATCTCCCACTTGCAGTACAAAAGCTAACTGCTGTTGAGTGCGACTTTCCCAAGCCTGCAGCAACCTTAGCATAGCATACATTTCACCATGAACGTCGCCTACAGCCGCAAAAAAGATATCTGAAGATGAATTAAACATAAAAGCCTTTTATCCTTTTATCGG
Protein-coding sequences here:
- a CDS encoding metallophosphoesterase, with the translated sequence MFNSSSDIFFAAVGDVHGEMYAMLRLLQAWESRTQQQLAFVLQVGDFEPHRNEADLATMAAPSRYRKLGDFPDFYSGKTVFPWQVYFIGGNHEPYGFLDLTPEGGKIADNCYYLGRVGSVELAGLKIVGVSGIYQEDLFTQCRPSIAKISSRSRKKLISFTEAEISQAMEMQSADILLLHEWAQGIIAPEDEETIARSLPPSRSDGIGNEYAKILIDLLQPQLVLCGHMHLSYRNQIQVAPGKFTEICCLNKVAWSNQDAIAIFRLTADGQIWEEKI